The DNA window ttagaaCACTAATGCTATTGATCAAATTAATCTAAACAATTTAAACATGCTGACTTgtctttaaatttaatttcaggTCAAGTGATTCTAGATAAACACAGAACATTAAAAACAGTTGTCAACAAGTTGAAATCAATTGACTCGGAATTCAGGAACTTCAAGATGGAGCTGCTTGCTGGTGAGCCAGATTTTACCACCACTGTCAAGGAGCATGGGTGTACCTTCACTTTTGATTTCTCCAAGGTTTACTGGAATACTAAATTAGGTAATTGCGCATAATTTATTATTCTGATGTGTATGCTGTGGAATCCTTACATTCGTAAGACCAATTTTTAGGATTGCCAGTTTTTTAATGTGTTCCTTGGATTGTTAATATCTCATGGGTCCATTCATATGAATAATAGATATTTACCAAATTTCATAGTTTGTTGAGGATgtaatccacaaaaattgagccaccataaatgtaaatgattccacaatattttattttaagtttaaattaaaGCTCAAGCCAGTGATTTTTTTCTacaccaagtacatgtatttgcacaGGCACAGAACATAACCTGGTGGCATCACAGATAAAGCAGGAGGATACAGTGTTTGACGTTTTTGCAGGGGTGGGGCCATTTGCAGTGCCATGTGGGAAGAAAGGAATAACTGTGTTTGCAAATGATTTGAATCCTGATTCATTTCAGAGTTTGGTGTTAAATGTTTCGAAAAACAAAGCTAATCAGAATAGCAATGTTCATTGTTTCAACATGGATGGCAGGGACTTTATAAAGCagatattttcaaaagaaatggaaAGGATATGGAAGGACCCGTCCTCTAAAGGAACTGTTCATGTCTTAATGAATTTGCCAGCTCTGGCTGTAGAATTTCTGGACAGTTTTGTTGGGCTCTTTAATCAATCTAGCTGCAAGCCAAAGGATCCTAACTGCTTGCCTTATGTTCATTGTTATTATTTTAGTAAATGTGAGAATCTTGAGCAGGACACTAGAGAGGCTGTGGAAAGAGTTTTAGGTTGTACTCTGGATGATAACATCAGCATCAGGGAGGTCAGAAATGTGGCCCCTGGGAAAGAGATGATGTGCATCAAATTTAGGGTCCCTGAATCTGTGCTGATCAAAGGGAATGTAGAAACAGAAGGtaaaaacaaagagaaaaaatgTAGCTTTATGAAATGCTGTTTGAGTTTATTATAGTCATGCGAACAAAATCAAGTACCTTTATTCAGTCCCTTTTCAGTTATTTTTGTTCCAAATGTATTGGAAATGTGTTAAGTTCCTGTGAAATACAAAGGAAAAACAAGTCATTGCTGAGAATAAGCTAGcaaaattgaatgttttttaaattataatgcattttcaaattcatttatataaactttacaaaaattatcagtATCATGCAACTGGTTCTAAGCCTACATAAaggaaattgcaaaaaaaaaaaatgtgaatgttTGTCAATTCACCAATAAGAAAATGCCATTTTAAATACTTATGTTTTTTTTCCAGATGGTCCAGCAGCAAAGAagatatgtttataaatatatatctaaataaattAGTGACCAGAGATATACTGTTTCTCAATTTCGTAGGTTTAAAGCAAAAATGGAGATGATACTTTCATTGAGAAATACAATCATGTTAACTTGTTGGCAGACTggacaaaaagtttttaacatgGTTCATACACCTATAAACAGGCAGTGAGAGCAAATATCAGGCCATCTCCGCtagccaagtgtccgattcgttttttCTCATCAGATGAGAAAAACGAATCAGACACTTGTTTAGCGAAGATGCCATTAGGCAAACCTCGGCCAATTCCTCCACTTTCATCAAGAGGTTGGTTGAGGTACAAATTGGTCAAGATGTGTCGAGTAATAGTAACTTGCCCTGAGTAAAGTTGGTCTATGATAGAGAAAGACCACTGTCACCAGTGCTTTCAGTATATTCATGAGGCAAGCAGATTGTAAACCCTTGGCTGATGAGGATGCTGTAGAATTTATAGtacaaataacattttatgttttatactAACAGAGGTTTTTTTAACCTCATTGAAGTAGTAAATTTGTGATACTGTTAAACCAGATTCAGATTTGACGCCCAGCGATTTGTTTTTTCTCCTCTGTGCTGTTTGACGTGTACACTATTACAATTGCGGTTTAAATGtgaattttaatataatattaaaattataatactATCGGCGTTTGGATTATTTTTGGAATAGGATGTATGAATTcaagttttattatataaatcaaatgatTTAGAATTAAGTATTGTGTTAACTTGCCATGAAATCCACCACCAAGTTGTGGCCATTACATGTGCACtgtaacaatataatattaagGAAACGAATAATAaccccatcttgaattcgcccagacacactgtgtttaaagaaaattaattgaagataTCGGAATTCGCCAGGTCTTAAATTTGCCCGTCAACAACGAATGCGAaatgggcgaaaataaaacgggagCGAGTATTTCCCAGTATAatgtaaaacattaaatttaaattcaactGAATATGATGGAacgagggttgatccaaaagtgaTGTCACAGGTGCGATAAACCGTGAACAATCTGCGTAAAGTGACAAAAACCTGTAGTGCTTCGAAATATCTACCTATTTCAAtttagatctgaaaattttaacgcattataacaaatatttctgaa is part of the Crassostrea angulata isolate pt1a10 chromosome 3, ASM2561291v2, whole genome shotgun sequence genome and encodes:
- the LOC128178580 gene encoding tRNA (guanine(37)-N1)-methyltransferase-like, which translates into the protein MQHMCNEMKTEVLNFLRKFSANLRLSGQSALIRLYTKNNACYLCEVRPSSLQKLIHKWMFSSDPDSQKNNTMTGNAAFFDPPESVRGMKVLDRNLFRKTVLIPGLAVPEKSIGKLAKSLKKEVLRFRSIKPVVELSAKDSLAKSHKLMLFNPMKVKSAEDFNEDQRTVLEKLNVVLSSFQFYSFDMNYDNWDHAEIIKAVLPEELEAVTGFAIVGHVAHLNLRDGADDYKNLIGQVILDKHRTLKTVVNKLKSIDSEFRNFKMELLAGEPDFTTTVKEHGCTFTFDFSKVYWNTKLGTEHNLVASQIKQEDTVFDVFAGVGPFAVPCGKKGITVFANDLNPDSFQSLVLNVSKNKANQNSNVHCFNMDGRDFIKQIFSKEMERIWKDPSSKGTVHVLMNLPALAVEFLDSFVGLFNQSSCKPKDPNCLPYVHCYYFSKCENLEQDTREAVERVLGCTLDDNISIREVRNVAPGKEMMCIKFRVPESVLIKGNVETEDGPAAKKICL